The genomic region GCTTTTTCGTTGATGGTCGGGAACTCGTGCCAAGTATGGAAAAGCACGCTGTCTTCTGCGCCGCCGCCGATGATGTCCCACGCTTCTTCGCCGGTGAAGCACAAAATCGGTGCAATCAAGAGAACCAGGCTGCGCGTGATGTGGTACAGGGCGGTTTGCGCGCTGCGGCGGGCGCGGCTGTCGGCTTTGGTGGTATAGAGGCGGTCTTTCAGGATATCGAGGTAGAACGCGCCCAAGTCTTCCGAGCAGAAAGAAACCATTTCTTTCACGGCAAAGTGGAAGGCATAACGCGGATAAAAATCACCGGCAACGCGTTCTTGCAGCCGCCTTGCCAACACCAAGGCATAGCGGTCGATTTCCACCATATCCGCCTGTTGCACGGCATCTTCAATAGGATTGAAGTCGCTCAAGTTGGCAAACAAAAAGCTCAAGGTATTGCGGATACGGCGGTAGCTTTCGGTTACGCGCTTGAGGATTTCTTTGGAAATCGCCAATTCGCCGCTGTAATCGGTGGATGCCGCCCACAGGCGCAGGATGTCCGCGCCGAACTCGTTATACACTTCTTGCGGCGCGACGACGTTGCCGATGGATTTCGACATTTTGCGCCCGTTTTGATCCACCACGAAACCATGGGTCAGCAGCTGTTTGTACGGCGCGCGACCCATTGATGAGGCGCAGCCGGTCAGCATGGACGACTGAAACCAGCCCCGGTGTTGATCGCTGCCTTCGAGGTACAAGTCAGCCGGCCAGTCCAATTCTTCGCGCTGTTTCAAGACGGAATAATGGGTCGAACCGGAGTCGAACCATACGTCCATCGTGTCGGAGAGTTTGTCGTAATGTTCGCAATCTTCCGCGCTCAACAATTCGCCCTTATCGAGGGAGAACCAAGCCTCGATGCCTTTTTCTTCGATGCGTTGCGCGACTTTTTCCAAAAGTTCGGCAGAGTTCGGATGCAGCTCGCCCGTTTCTTTGTGAACAAAGAAAGTCATCGGCGTGCCCCAATAGCGTTGGCGCGAAACCACCCAGTCGGGGCGGCCTTCGATCATCGCTTCCAAACGCGCGCGCCCCCAAGACGGGAAGAATTCGGTGTCGTCCACGGCTTTGATGGCTTTGTCGCGCAGGGTTTTACCGTCGGCACCGGCTTTGTCCATACCGACAAACCATTGACCTGTCGCGCGGTAAATCAGCGGCGTTTTGTGGCGCCAGCAGTGGGCGTAGCTGTGTTCGATTTTGCTGCTTGCCAAAAGGTTGCCGGTTTCTTCCAGCCATTGCAGGATAACGGAATTGGCTTCCCAAACGCGCATACCGGCAACGCGCGGCGTTTCGCCGATGTATTTGCCTTCGGCGTTGACAGGATTGTAAAGCTCGATGCCGTATTTGTTGCAGACGGCGTAGTCTTCCAAACCATGCGCAGGGGCGGTATGTACCAAACCCGTACCGGCGTCGGTGGTAACGTGTTCGCCGTTGAGCATGGGAATATCACGCTCGAGGAACGGATGATTCATGTGCAGGTTTTCCAGCTTGTCGCCGGTGGTTTCGGCAAGAATAGCAATGCCGTCTGAAAAACCGTAACGTTTGAGCGCGTCTTCTGCCAAATCTTTCGCCAGCACCAATTTGCCTGTAGGCGTATCGATTAATTGATACACCACGTCCGCACCGGCAGACACGGCTTGGCTCGCCGGCAGCGTCCAAGGCGTGGTTGTCCAGATAACGGCAAACGCTTTGCCTTCGATACCTGCCAAACCGAATGCAGTAGCAAGCGCAGCGGTGTCTTTAAACGGATAGCCCACGTCAATCGCAGGCGATACTTTGTCTTTGTATTCCACTTCCGCTTCCGCCAGCGAAGAACCGCAGTCCAAGCAGAATTGAACCGGTTTCGCGCCGCGGTAGAGATAGCCGGATTTGTAGATTTCGCCGAGCATACGCACGGTATCGGCTTCGGTTTTGAAATCCATGGTCAGGTAAGGATTGTCCCAGTCGCCCAACACACCCAGACGGATAAAGTCTTTTTTCTGACGGGCAATCTGTTCGGCGGCGTATTCGCGGCACAATTCGCGGAAGCGCGCTTTGGGCATGTCTTTGCCGTGCAGTTTTTCCACCATTACTTCGATAGGCAAACCGTGACAGTCCCAACCCGGCACATAAGGCGCGTCAAAACCGGCTTGAGTTTTGCTGCGGATAATGATGTCTTTGAGGATTTTATTGACGGCATGACCGATGTGGATGTCGCCGTTGGCATACGGAGGGCCGTCGTGCAGGATGAATTTCGGACGGCCTTTGGCGATTTCGCGCAGTTTTTGGTAGCGTTTTTGCTCGTACCAGCTTTTCAGCCATGCAGGCTCGCGCTTGGCAAGGTTGCCGCGCATCGGAAACGGGCTCTCGAGCAGGTTTACGGTTTTACTGTAATCGGTCATTTTTTAATCTCTATTGTTACAATATTTCGGTTTCAGACGGCATTGCGCCTCAAACAGTATTTCACAACGGGAAACCCCTATGCCGTCTGAAAAGTTAAAAGATTAATTGTAGCCCAATCGGATGGTTTGTATAAGGTTTTTCTACCAACACTTTGCGGCTTCCATATCGGCTGCTATCTGCCTTTTCAGTTCTGCCATACCGTCAAACTTTTCTTCATCGCGCAGTTTGTGCAGGAAGCGGACGTTCAACCGTTGTCCGTACAGGTCGCCTTGAAAGTCGAACAGGTGGACTTCAAGCTTTTGAGAACAGCCGCTATCAACGGTGGGATTGAAGCCGAAGCTCGCCACGCCGCGCCGCGTGCCGAATGCGCCGTCCGCTTCGACGACGAACACGCCGCCGAGTGCATAACGGTGGCGGGGCAGGCGGATGTTGGCAGTCGGGGCGTTTAAGGTGCGTCCGAGTTTTCTGCCGTGCACCACCCTGCCGCTCAAGACGTAGTCGTGTCCCAAAAGTTTTTTCGCATAGGCAAGGTTGCCGTCTGAAAGGGCTTGTCGCACGGCGGTACTGCTGGTGCGGATGTCTTCGACGATGACGGAAGGCGTACGCTCGGTCTGCATATCGGGCTGTTGTGCCAAAAGTTCAAAACAGCCTTCCCGCCCCGCACCGAAACGGAAATCGTCGCCGACGAGCAAATAACGCGTATTCAAGGTTTGACGCAGCAGGCGGTCGATAAATGCTTGCGCGGATATTTCGGAAAAATTCCGATCGAAACACAAAACCCAGACGGCATCGACGCAGCCTGTGCCTTCCAATAATTCGAGCTTGGTGCGCAGGGGACTGATGCGGCACGGTGGCATCCTGCCGGTGCGGAGTGCGAAAAATTCTTTGGGTTGGGGTTCGAAAACGACGGCCACGACGGGTAATCCGCGCGTATCGGCTTCGAGGCGGAGTTTTTGGAGGATGTGTTTGTGTCCGAGGTGTACGCCGTCAAAATTGCCTATGGTTACGGCGGCCCCGTGCGGAAAGTCGGGCGAGTTGTGCCGCCCCAGCCTGATTCTCATTGTTATGTTCGGGTATGTGGTGAAACAGGCGGTCATTGTAAACGGTATTGCGGTTTATAGACAGTGTGCCGCCCGTTACGCCCGCCCGACGCGGGAAAAGTAGGCAAATTTCCCGCAGCCGAACGCGCCAAACGCATAAAGCGCGCAGCAGGCGCGGTGCTATGTGTTGAAACATCGCCCCAAACCTGATGCAACATCAGTGAAAATCGTTCTTTTTTAACCAGGTAAACCGAGACAAACAACCCTCCGCCGTCATTCCCGCGCAGGCGGGAATGACGGCATTTCTGCGGCAATCGGATTATTTCCAAACCAAAAGCGCGTGGTTGCGTTTGCCGCGCCGAAGGATGGTGTATTTGCCGAAACGTTTGTGTTCGTCGGTCAGCAGGCAGGCATCGTCGGGGCGTTCGGCGGCGTGGTTGGGGTTGTTGGCTTCGGCAGGTTTGCCGTTGAGCAAAACCGCTTTGC from Neisseria meningitidis harbors:
- the ileS gene encoding isoleucine--tRNA ligase, with the protein product MTDYSKTVNLLESPFPMRGNLAKREPAWLKSWYEQKRYQKLREIAKGRPKFILHDGPPYANGDIHIGHAVNKILKDIIIRSKTQAGFDAPYVPGWDCHGLPIEVMVEKLHGKDMPKARFRELCREYAAEQIARQKKDFIRLGVLGDWDNPYLTMDFKTEADTVRMLGEIYKSGYLYRGAKPVQFCLDCGSSLAEAEVEYKDKVSPAIDVGYPFKDTAALATAFGLAGIEGKAFAVIWTTTPWTLPASQAVSAGADVVYQLIDTPTGKLVLAKDLAEDALKRYGFSDGIAILAETTGDKLENLHMNHPFLERDIPMLNGEHVTTDAGTGLVHTAPAHGLEDYAVCNKYGIELYNPVNAEGKYIGETPRVAGMRVWEANSVILQWLEETGNLLASSKIEHSYAHCWRHKTPLIYRATGQWFVGMDKAGADGKTLRDKAIKAVDDTEFFPSWGRARLEAMIEGRPDWVVSRQRYWGTPMTFFVHKETGELHPNSAELLEKVAQRIEEKGIEAWFSLDKGELLSAEDCEHYDKLSDTMDVWFDSGSTHYSVLKQREELDWPADLYLEGSDQHRGWFQSSMLTGCASSMGRAPYKQLLTHGFVVDQNGRKMSKSIGNVVAPQEVYNEFGADILRLWAASTDYSGELAISKEILKRVTESYRRIRNTLSFLFANLSDFNPIEDAVQQADMVEIDRYALVLARRLQERVAGDFYPRYAFHFAVKEMVSFCSEDLGAFYLDILKDRLYTTKADSRARRSAQTALYHITRSLVLLIAPILCFTGEEAWDIIGGGAEDSVLFHTWHEFPTINEKAEAELVKKWTAIREAREAVTAAIEPLRADKTVGSSLQAEAEITAPEEMAGYLNALGEELRFALLVSKAEVKVGSELAVAAKASDGEKCERCWHYTRDVGAVAGHETVCKRCAENVGGEGETRHYA
- the ribF gene encoding bifunctional riboflavin kinase/FAD synthetase — protein: MRIRLGRHNSPDFPHGAAVTIGNFDGVHLGHKHILQKLRLEADTRGLPVVAVVFEPQPKEFFALRTGRMPPCRISPLRTKLELLEGTGCVDAVWVLCFDRNFSEISAQAFIDRLLRQTLNTRYLLVGDDFRFGAGREGCFELLAQQPDMQTERTPSVIVEDIRTSSTAVRQALSDGNLAYAKKLLGHDYVLSGRVVHGRKLGRTLNAPTANIRLPRHRYALGGVFVVEADGAFGTRRGVASFGFNPTVDSGCSQKLEVHLFDFQGDLYGQRLNVRFLHKLRDEEKFDGMAELKRQIAADMEAAKCW